The genomic window AATATCCTACAATTCATTTCCTTTACCCTCCTTATATACTCATTTGTACTCGTTGTTTTAAACCACTTCACAATCTCTTAAAAAATCATGGGTACATTATTTTAATTTGAAGAACTTTTTACCTAATTATTAAAGTAGTAGCCGAAGTTGATATATAAATAACTCGTTAGTAACTTTGAAAACCTAAAATCCAAGTCCAAATCACCTTCGTTTATTAGAAAATGAAACCAAAATACATCATCAGTTCATGCCTAGTTGGAGTAAAATGTCGCTATAACGGCACTTGTTCCTCTACAATCAATCTAAATGATATGATTGAAAAGGGCGAAGCCATTGACGTCTGTCCAGAAGTAATTGGAGGTTTACCGACCCCACGAGAACCCGTAGAAATTCAACAGACAGAGGACGGAATTCAAGTTACAAGTAAAACGGGAAATAATTATACAAATCAATTTTTAAAATCAGCAGAAGAAGTATTAAGTATTTGTAAGGAAAATAATATTACTCATGCAATTCTTCAATCTAGAAGTCCGTCTTGTGGTTTTGGGAAAATCTATGATGGTACATTCACTGGTAATTTAATTGATGGAAATGGAGTGGTTGCAGATGCATTAGATAAGAATGGAATTAAAGTGATAACGGATGAGGAGTTTGCTTCGAAATAAACATTAAT from Flammeovirga yaeyamensis includes these protein-coding regions:
- a CDS encoding DUF523 domain-containing protein, which encodes MKPKYIISSCLVGVKCRYNGTCSSTINLNDMIEKGEAIDVCPEVIGGLPTPREPVEIQQTEDGIQVTSKTGNNYTNQFLKSAEEVLSICKENNITHAILQSRSPSCGFGKIYDGTFTGNLIDGNGVVADALDKNGIKVITDEEFASK